One segment of Oscillospiraceae bacterium MB08-C2-2 DNA contains the following:
- a CDS encoding TlyA family RNA methyltransferase — protein sequence MKIRLDAALVELNLVTGRDRAKGLIMAGKVFVDNQKADKPGMPVNIEQNIEVRGETLAYVSRGGLKLEKALAVFPLDLEDTVCMDIGASTGGFTDCMLQNGAAKVFAIDVGYGQLAWKLRTHPSVVCLERTNIRHLTPEQVPDPIDFASVDVSFISLSLVLPVAFRFLREEGEMVCLIKPQFEAGREKVGKKGVVREPEIHQEVITKVIECAMGLGFAVKGLDFSPVKGPEGNIEYLIHLQKSTSPVAMEQSIIDDCVARAHTLLNIDTPKQ from the coding sequence TTGAAAATAAGACTAGATGCGGCTCTGGTAGAGCTTAACCTTGTAACAGGGCGGGATCGTGCCAAAGGGCTGATTATGGCCGGAAAGGTATTTGTAGACAACCAAAAAGCCGATAAACCGGGTATGCCGGTGAATATAGAGCAGAATATTGAGGTAAGGGGCGAAACACTGGCTTATGTGAGCCGGGGCGGCCTCAAGTTAGAGAAAGCTCTTGCAGTATTTCCGCTTGATTTAGAAGATACTGTCTGTATGGATATAGGGGCCTCTACAGGCGGGTTTACCGACTGCATGCTTCAAAATGGAGCAGCTAAGGTTTTCGCTATTGATGTAGGCTACGGGCAGCTTGCTTGGAAGCTTCGCACGCACCCAAGTGTGGTATGCTTGGAGCGCACCAACATTCGGCATTTGACCCCGGAACAGGTACCCGATCCCATCGATTTTGCCTCGGTGGATGTTTCCTTCATTTCCCTTTCTCTGGTTCTGCCGGTTGCTTTTCGCTTTTTGCGGGAGGAAGGGGAAATGGTCTGCCTGATCAAACCCCAATTCGAAGCCGGACGGGAAAAGGTAGGCAAAAAAGGGGTTGTCCGTGAGCCGGAGATTCACCAAGAGGTGATCACCAAGGTGATCGAATGTGCAATGGGCTTGGGCTTTGCTGTAAAGGGTTTGGACTTTTCACCTGTAAAAGGGCCTGAGGGAAACATCGAATACTTGATTCATCTGCAAAAAAGCACCTCGCCTGTAGCGATGGAGCAATCCATTATTGATGATTGCGTTGCTCGGGCGCACACTCTGCTGAATATCGATACACCAAAGCAGTAA
- the dxs gene encoding 1-deoxy-D-xylulose-5-phosphate synthase gives MDKSLLLDKITSPADLRRLKASQLPRLCEEIRDVLVQTVSETGGHLASNMGTVELTVMLHRVFRSPTDQLVWDVGHQSYTHKLLTGRKSRFSTLRQENGLSGFTRQSESVHDSFISGHSSTSISAADGISRAKSLLGEEGHVVAVIGDGAFTGGLAFEGLNNIARNNKKVIVILNDNKMSISKNVGGLTSYLSRLRAHQGYFKLKDLTKDVLGQVPGVGDSLVETVTASKNFLKQSIYHTSFFEDLGFVHFGPVDGHNLKMLEDVLVRAKSLNQPVLIHVETIKGKGYMPAEKNPGAYHAVAPFNPALGADDTPRESFSTVFGKTLVKLAGKDRRICGVTAAMKYATGMDYFARRYKNAGRFFDVGIAEGHGVTFCAGLASKGMIPVFAVYSSFLQRAYDQVLHDCAIERQHMVLAVDRAGIVGDDGETHQGVFDCAFLSSVPGVSIYSPALYSEVEYCLEKALFAETGICAVRYPRGGEPELPASYVPLKQDYFHLDSGSRSILLITYGRLYAQACQAVSLLAEKGIAVSVLKLTKVCPLEQAWLNIAMQYESVLFAEEGIRAGGIGEHTITALALAGYHGNMSIAAIENQFVAQGKPDAALARLGLDEAGLARTIEAQLTERKRA, from the coding sequence ATGGATAAATCGCTTCTTTTGGATAAAATCACTTCTCCTGCCGATCTGCGCCGATTGAAGGCTTCTCAGCTTCCCCGGCTCTGTGAGGAGATTCGGGATGTTTTGGTACAGACCGTTTCGGAAACAGGAGGGCATTTGGCCTCAAATATGGGCACTGTGGAGCTGACTGTTATGCTGCACCGTGTATTTCGTTCTCCCACCGACCAGCTTGTTTGGGATGTGGGGCATCAGAGCTATACCCATAAACTGCTCACCGGCCGTAAAAGCCGCTTTTCCACTCTTCGTCAGGAAAATGGCCTTTCCGGCTTTACCCGCCAGAGCGAGAGCGTTCACGACAGCTTTATTTCCGGGCATTCCTCCACCTCCATTTCAGCGGCGGATGGTATTTCCCGTGCCAAATCCCTTTTAGGGGAAGAAGGGCATGTGGTGGCTGTCATTGGTGATGGTGCCTTTACAGGTGGTCTTGCCTTTGAAGGGCTTAACAATATTGCCCGTAATAATAAAAAAGTCATTGTAATTCTGAATGACAATAAAATGTCTATCTCTAAAAATGTGGGTGGGCTCACCAGTTATCTCAGCAGGCTTCGCGCACATCAGGGTTATTTTAAACTAAAAGACCTGACCAAGGATGTGCTGGGGCAGGTGCCCGGCGTGGGTGATTCGCTGGTGGAAACGGTGACCGCCTCTAAAAACTTTTTGAAGCAATCCATTTATCACACCAGCTTCTTTGAGGATTTGGGCTTTGTGCATTTTGGCCCGGTGGATGGTCATAACCTGAAAATGCTGGAGGATGTTCTGGTTCGTGCCAAATCCCTCAATCAACCGGTTCTCATCCATGTGGAGACAATCAAGGGTAAGGGTTATATGCCTGCGGAGAAAAACCCGGGGGCCTATCATGCGGTTGCCCCCTTCAACCCGGCACTTGGAGCGGATGACACCCCCAGAGAGAGCTTTTCTACCGTGTTCGGCAAGACTTTGGTGAAGCTGGCTGGAAAGGATCGCCGCATATGCGGTGTGACCGCCGCTATGAAATATGCCACCGGTATGGATTATTTTGCACGTCGCTATAAAAATGCAGGTCGTTTCTTTGATGTTGGCATTGCTGAGGGCCATGGGGTCACCTTTTGCGCCGGCCTTGCTTCCAAAGGAATGATACCTGTTTTTGCTGTGTATTCTTCCTTTTTGCAAAGAGCCTACGATCAGGTTCTCCATGACTGCGCCATCGAGCGGCAGCATATGGTGCTGGCCGTTGATCGTGCCGGTATTGTGGGGGATGACGGCGAAACCCATCAGGGTGTTTTTGACTGTGCTTTTCTTTCGTCTGTTCCGGGAGTCAGCATCTATTCGCCTGCCCTTTACAGCGAAGTAGAATACTGCTTGGAAAAGGCTTTGTTTGCCGAAACAGGCATTTGCGCTGTCCGTTACCCCAGAGGCGGAGAACCGGAACTTCCCGCTTCTTATGTTCCTCTCAAGCAGGATTATTTCCATCTGGACAGCGGAAGCCGAAGCATACTTCTCATCACCTATGGGAGGCTGTATGCCCAAGCCTGCCAAGCGGTTTCACTGCTGGCGGAAAAGGGAATCGCTGTTTCTGTTCTCAAGCTGACCAAGGTCTGCCCTCTGGAGCAGGCTTGGCTCAACATTGCAATGCAGTATGAAAGTGTTCTTTTTGCTGAAGAGGGAATCCGGGCAGGCGGCATTGGCGAGCATACCATCACAGCGTTGGCTCTGGCAGGCTACCATGGCAATATGTCTATAGCCGCTATTGAAAACCAATTTGTGGCACAGGGCAAGCCGGATGCGGCGTTGGCTCGTCTGGGATTGGATGAAGCCGGGCTTGCAAGAACCATCGAAGCGCAGCTGACTGAAAGGAAACGGGCATAA
- a CDS encoding divergent PAP2 family protein yields the protein MSILRILTSNHIINVGVVSWFSAQFLKTIFTLITTRKVVLERMFGAGGMPSSHSALTCSIAIALARSEGFDSPIFALSLAFAAIVMYDAMGVRRAAGEQAKILNRMIFEFSFFSLPFFKSENQSEGKPPEDPQTVEPTSVQGKELKEFLGHTPVEVLGGCLLGILVSLLLPIKK from the coding sequence ATGAGTATTTTGCGGATATTAACCAGCAATCATATTATCAATGTTGGGGTCGTTTCGTGGTTTTCAGCCCAGTTTCTAAAAACCATCTTTACGCTGATCACCACCAGAAAGGTGGTGTTGGAGCGGATGTTTGGTGCGGGCGGAATGCCCAGCTCCCATTCGGCTCTGACCTGCTCCATTGCTATAGCTCTTGCCCGGAGCGAGGGGTTTGATTCCCCTATCTTTGCTCTTTCCTTAGCCTTTGCTGCCATCGTGATGTACGATGCCATGGGTGTTCGCCGGGCGGCAGGGGAACAGGCAAAAATACTTAACCGGATGATTTTCGAGTTTTCGTTTTTCTCTCTGCCCTTTTTCAAAAGCGAAAACCAGTCGGAAGGGAAGCCCCCGGAAGATCCTCAGACTGTGGAACCCACTTCTGTGCAGGGCAAGGAGCTTAAGGAATTTCTTGGGCATACTCCGGTAGAGGTTTTGGGAGGCTGCCTTCTGGGAATTTTGGTTTCGCTCCTTCTTCCCATTAAGAAATAG
- a CDS encoding farnesyl diphosphate synthase codes for MHDFESLMRSYVEQVEQALPGFLPPTDTEEASVCEAMHYSLLGGGKRIRGVMVLAFYALLQKNLEPAIPFACSLEMIHAYSLIHDDLPCMDDDDLRRGKPSCHVAFGETTALLAGDALLTLAFETASRENELPAKRRISAIAELAGAAGWSGMIGGQVMDLEHEGKQTSEALLRRMYAKKTGALFRAACRMGCILAGGDSQLLAAADIYAAKVGLAFQIVDDLLDELSTPEVLGKPVGSDSENHKTTFATLYTPEQCQAQVRALADEAKQALIFTGLECGFLCQLADRLSDRRF; via the coding sequence ATGCATGATTTTGAATCTCTGATGCGCAGCTATGTGGAACAGGTTGAGCAGGCTCTTCCGGGTTTTCTTCCTCCTACCGATACGGAAGAAGCCTCAGTCTGCGAGGCTATGCATTACAGCCTTTTGGGCGGCGGCAAACGGATACGTGGTGTGATGGTGCTGGCTTTTTATGCTTTGCTGCAAAAGAATCTGGAACCGGCTATTCCTTTTGCCTGTTCACTGGAAATGATTCACGCCTATTCTCTGATCCACGACGACCTACCCTGTATGGACGACGATGATCTGCGCAGGGGAAAGCCCTCCTGCCACGTTGCTTTTGGGGAAACAACCGCTCTTCTTGCCGGTGACGCCCTGCTTACGCTTGCCTTCGAAACTGCTTCACGGGAAAACGAGCTGCCTGCTAAGCGTCGGATTTCTGCAATAGCGGAGCTGGCTGGGGCTGCTGGCTGGTCCGGTATGATCGGCGGACAGGTTATGGATTTGGAGCATGAAGGCAAACAAACCAGTGAGGCTCTCCTTCGCAGGATGTATGCCAAAAAGACAGGGGCGCTTTTCCGGGCGGCCTGCCGCATGGGCTGTATTTTAGCAGGCGGGGATAGTCAGCTTCTGGCGGCAGCGGATATATACGCTGCCAAGGTGGGGCTTGCCTTTCAAATCGTGGATGATCTGTTGGATGAGCTGAGTACACCAGAGGTTTTAGGCAAGCCGGTGGGGAGCGACAGCGAGAATCACAAAACCACTTTTGCCACTCTTTATACCCCGGAGCAGTGTCAGGCTCAGGTGAGAGCCTTGGCGGACGAGGCTAAGCAAGCTCTTATTTTCACCGGGTTAGAGTGCGGCTTTTTATGCCAACTGGCAGATCGTCTTTCTGACCGTCGGTTTTAA
- the xseB gene encoding exodeoxyribonuclease VII small subunit, giving the protein MKKGTTFEQAMARLEEITAQLGKGDTTLDASLKLYAEGAELVAFCDQALSSAALTIQKLYPPQEDKADA; this is encoded by the coding sequence ATGAAAAAGGGGACCACATTTGAACAGGCTATGGCCCGGCTGGAGGAGATTACCGCTCAGCTGGGAAAAGGCGATACCACACTGGATGCCTCTCTCAAGCTGTATGCTGAAGGGGCTGAACTTGTGGCTTTCTGCGATCAGGCTCTCAGCAGTGCGGCTTTGACCATTCAAAAGCTGTATCCGCCTCAGGAGGATAAGGCGGATGCATGA
- the xseA gene encoding exodeoxyribonuclease VII large subunit — protein MNILTVSQLNRYLKFLLDGDKKLSDLYIRGEISNYIHHVGSGHMYFTLKDSTGAIKAVMFRSYGQELPFSPKNGMGVLVRANIGFYERDGNIQLYVTDMQPDGVGTLYLAFQQLKDQLEKEGYFDSAHKRPIPRYPRKIGVVTSENGAALRDILQILERRYPLGQVVLVPAAVQGEGASAQIVQALDFLSEGNHCDVIIVARGGGSLEDLWAFNQIEVARAIYRCQIPVLSAVGHETDYTICDFVADLRAPTPSAAAELVAEDVSQIAEHIREMSADMAETLSRRLSERANRLDSLARTAKERIESRLAHSRTRLDALRQNRLLASPMGYVEKNKEKLDFFEKTLYNNSCIFMQHSTRELAAAAALLDSLSPLRVLGRGYALILKDNAGVTDLSELSPGDRVSLRLRDGVADASITHIRKEKPRL, from the coding sequence ATGAACATATTGACAGTCAGCCAGCTCAACCGATATCTAAAATTTCTGCTGGATGGCGATAAAAAGCTTTCCGATCTCTATATCCGGGGAGAGATTTCCAACTATATCCATCATGTCGGATCGGGGCATATGTACTTCACCCTGAAGGATTCCACCGGTGCGATTAAGGCGGTCATGTTCCGCAGCTATGGGCAGGAACTGCCTTTTTCTCCGAAAAATGGCATGGGGGTATTGGTTCGGGCTAACATCGGCTTTTACGAACGGGACGGAAACATTCAGCTATATGTGACTGATATGCAGCCCGATGGGGTTGGCACTTTATATTTGGCCTTCCAGCAGCTGAAGGATCAGCTGGAAAAGGAGGGCTATTTTGATTCTGCCCACAAGCGCCCCATTCCCCGGTATCCCCGAAAGATCGGGGTGGTGACCTCTGAAAACGGTGCGGCTTTGCGGGATATTCTGCAAATTCTGGAGCGTCGTTACCCCTTAGGCCAGGTTGTGTTGGTTCCGGCGGCGGTACAAGGGGAGGGAGCCTCTGCTCAAATTGTGCAGGCGCTGGATTTTCTCAGTGAGGGGAATCACTGCGATGTAATCATTGTAGCCCGGGGCGGCGGCTCGTTGGAGGATTTGTGGGCTTTTAATCAAATCGAGGTAGCTCGGGCAATCTACCGCTGCCAGATACCGGTACTATCGGCAGTGGGGCATGAAACGGATTATACCATCTGCGATTTTGTGGCGGATTTAAGAGCACCAACACCATCGGCGGCAGCAGAGCTGGTGGCGGAGGATGTTTCGCAAATTGCCGAGCATATAAGGGAAATGTCTGCGGATATGGCCGAAACACTTTCCCGGCGTCTTTCGGAACGTGCCAATAGACTTGATAGCCTTGCCCGGACAGCCAAAGAAAGAATCGAATCCCGCCTTGCCCACAGCCGAACACGGCTGGATGCACTGCGGCAAAACCGTCTTCTTGCAAGTCCTATGGGTTATGTTGAGAAGAATAAAGAAAAATTGGATTTTTTTGAGAAAACGTTGTATAATAATAGTTGTATATTTATGCAGCATTCCACCCGGGAGCTTGCGGCTGCAGCGGCTCTGTTGGATAGTCTGAGCCCTCTGCGGGTATTGGGGCGTGGCTATGCTTTGATTTTAAAGGACAATGCAGGTGTCACCGACCTTTCGGAGCTCAGTCCGGGAGATCGGGTTTCTTTGCGTTTGCGGGATGGCGTTGCAGACGCCTCCATTACCCACATCAGAAAGGAAAAGCCCAGGCTATGA
- the nusB gene encoding transcription antitermination factor NusB, protein MKRRDSRETAFALLFEWSFKDDTLDQIIEQAELGRNTVVDPFAYQLASTAIENCTTLDILIQKFSQKWKLSRLSKVTLAILRLSVCEITLMEDIPVGASINEAVELSKKFSTEDEAAFVNGVLGGIARELNVDIAAEDILVPEETATVQEEVPSQTEQSAEA, encoded by the coding sequence ATGAAAAGACGTGATTCCAGGGAAACAGCCTTTGCGCTGTTGTTTGAATGGTCCTTTAAGGATGATACACTGGATCAAATTATTGAACAGGCGGAACTGGGCCGCAACACAGTCGTAGATCCTTTTGCTTACCAGCTGGCTTCTACGGCTATTGAAAATTGCACCACTCTGGATATCCTGATCCAGAAGTTTTCGCAGAAATGGAAGCTTAGCCGCCTTTCTAAGGTGACTTTGGCCATTCTGCGCCTTTCAGTCTGCGAAATTACTTTGATGGAGGATATCCCGGTGGGTGCTTCCATCAATGAGGCAGTTGAGCTTTCCAAAAAGTTTTCGACTGAGGATGAGGCTGCTTTTGTCAACGGAGTGCTGGGCGGAATCGCCCGTGAGCTGAATGTGGATATTGCCGCCGAAGATATTCTTGTGCCGGAGGAAACTGCCACCGTTCAGGAGGAAGTCCCCTCCCAGACAGAGCAATCGGCTGAGGCCTAA
- a CDS encoding Asp23/Gls24 family envelope stress response protein has product MERRDQKQSTGSLKISQEVIATICSVAALEIDGVSSLAESPASLWGLLGSSNRNKSIQVSLSDDFAEINIHLNLDFGAKITQVGPAVQAAIKDSVQNMTGIAVSKVNVYVAGIVFPQSEESPAQQ; this is encoded by the coding sequence ATGGAACGCCGTGATCAGAAACAATCGACCGGAAGCCTTAAAATCTCGCAGGAAGTTATCGCCACCATTTGCAGCGTAGCTGCGCTGGAAATTGATGGAGTCAGTTCTCTTGCCGAATCCCCAGCCAGCCTTTGGGGGCTTTTGGGCTCCAGCAATCGAAACAAATCAATTCAGGTAAGCCTCAGCGATGATTTTGCTGAGATCAACATTCACCTTAACCTTGACTTTGGGGCTAAAATTACGCAGGTCGGGCCGGCCGTTCAGGCTGCGATCAAGGATTCTGTCCAGAACATGACTGGAATCGCCGTATCCAAGGTCAATGTCTATGTAGCAGGCATTGTTTTTCCCCAATCGGAGGAATCCCCCGCACAACAATAA
- a CDS encoding SpoIIIAH-like family protein: MNMIIGKRQIILASLVLGLGVAVYLNWTYTNVNSDLPISGALEEAANYGEAQFVANPDDSSSVNIELTPTTANGEEETFFVEAKLSRQKARDEAVDTLAVMLQDAELDTDQRAELALRASDLANSIEVEGKIENLIKSKGFTDVMVYYDTQRADVILKTEGLAADQAAQIKDIILKETSITAENISIVEIN, encoded by the coding sequence ATGAACATGATTATTGGAAAACGTCAGATTATCTTAGCGTCACTGGTGCTTGGTCTTGGAGTGGCGGTTTATCTTAACTGGACCTATACAAACGTAAACAGCGATCTCCCGATTTCCGGGGCCTTGGAAGAAGCGGCAAACTATGGGGAAGCCCAGTTTGTAGCCAATCCCGATGACTCTTCCTCCGTAAATATTGAGCTGACCCCAACCACGGCAAACGGAGAAGAAGAAACATTTTTTGTGGAAGCCAAGCTTTCCCGCCAAAAAGCCCGGGATGAGGCGGTGGATACCTTAGCCGTCATGCTTCAGGATGCAGAGCTGGATACCGACCAGCGTGCCGAGCTTGCCCTGAGAGCCAGCGATTTGGCCAACTCCATTGAGGTGGAAGGCAAAATCGAAAACCTCATTAAATCCAAAGGATTTACCGATGTTATGGTTTATTACGATACCCAGAGAGCCGATGTTATCCTGAAAACAGAAGGTCTTGCTGCCGATCAGGCCGCCCAGATTAAGGATATCATTCTCAAAGAAACCTCTATCACCGCAGAAAATATCTCTATCGTTGAGATCAACTAG
- a CDS encoding stage III sporulation protein AF: protein MEAVKEWAFSLCAAMVACGIGQMVLPKSNLEKLFRLTVSVFFLCCLLTPFFLRGPGLALDVEIEALPDIGERAARLEQVLEEQSQRQITTSMEKIIQDKLQKMGINYHTITINITTNGQNDTQVDGVKLTLEKQHQASGPLIQKTLENELGLAVELEYQ, encoded by the coding sequence ATGGAAGCTGTAAAAGAATGGGCCTTTTCCTTGTGTGCCGCCATGGTAGCCTGCGGTATCGGTCAGATGGTTTTGCCAAAATCCAATTTAGAAAAGCTGTTTCGGCTGACTGTCAGCGTTTTTTTCCTGTGCTGCCTGCTGACCCCCTTTTTTCTTAGGGGGCCGGGGCTGGCTCTGGATGTGGAAATAGAGGCACTCCCGGATATCGGAGAGAGAGCCGCACGGCTGGAACAGGTGCTGGAAGAACAGTCCCAACGCCAGATCACAACGAGTATGGAAAAAATTATACAGGATAAATTACAGAAAATGGGTATAAACTATCACACCATCACCATAAATATTACTACAAACGGACAAAATGACACACAGGTGGATGGGGTGAAGCTTACACTGGAAAAACAGCACCAAGCCTCCGGGCCGCTTATCCAAAAGACTCTGGAAAATGAGCTGGGCCTTGCGGTGGAGCTGGAATACCAGTAA
- a CDS encoding SpoIIIAC/SpoIIIAD family protein: MESLFTAIGMGIVATVACVLLRKTRPEMALVVSLAAGIAILFILLEFLIPTLDEIQRILEFTSVPGEYAAILFKALGICFLSQFACDACKDAGESAIASKIEAVGKIAIVVVSLPLFSKVLSIVHSLI, from the coding sequence ATGGAAAGCCTATTCACCGCCATTGGGATGGGAATTGTTGCCACAGTCGCCTGTGTGCTGCTGCGTAAAACCCGGCCGGAGATGGCACTGGTTGTGTCACTGGCGGCAGGCATTGCCATTTTGTTTATTCTGCTGGAATTTTTGATTCCCACACTGGATGAAATTCAGCGCATACTGGAATTCACCTCGGTTCCGGGGGAATATGCCGCCATTCTTTTCAAGGCTCTGGGCATCTGCTTTCTTTCCCAGTTTGCCTGTGATGCCTGCAAGGACGCAGGGGAAAGTGCCATTGCCTCCAAGATCGAGGCCGTAGGCAAAATTGCCATTGTGGTGGTCAGCCTGCCGCTGTTCTCCAAGGTTCTTTCCATTGTGCATTCGCTGATATAG
- the spoIIIAC gene encoding stage III sporulation protein AC, with amino-acid sequence MDVDLIFRIAAIGIIVSVLHTVLDRSGRPEQATMTTLAGVIAVLLIMVNEIADLFETVKSVFGFY; translated from the coding sequence ATGGATGTGGATTTAATCTTTCGCATAGCCGCCATTGGCATTATTGTTTCGGTTTTGCACACGGTGCTGGATCGCTCCGGCCGCCCGGAGCAGGCCACCATGACCACCTTGGCGGGGGTGATTGCGGTGCTGCTCATCATGGTCAACGAAATTGCCGACCTTTTTGAGACAGTTAAAAGCGTCTTTGGGTTTTACTGA
- a CDS encoding stage III sporulation protein AB, which yields MVLLILCGWMTGHLMASSLRERAAALETAIRLMDSLYDRLAFLQPPINRLIEAVGGQEPFNRLDYIQHTLTAIQKGERFALCWPKALSLTNSGLDKEDARVVAALSQNLGVTDLEGQLQFISYTRKLLEERLEKARANSQKSGKLYQSLGLLGGLAVVVILL from the coding sequence ATGGTTCTGCTGATTCTGTGCGGATGGATGACAGGGCACCTGATGGCTTCCTCCTTGCGGGAGCGGGCAGCGGCTTTGGAAACAGCCATTCGACTTATGGATAGTCTGTATGACCGGCTTGCTTTTTTACAGCCTCCCATCAACAGGCTGATAGAAGCCGTGGGTGGGCAGGAGCCCTTTAATCGGTTGGATTACATACAGCATACCTTAACTGCAATCCAAAAAGGTGAACGTTTTGCCCTTTGTTGGCCCAAGGCTCTTTCCCTGACCAACAGCGGTCTGGATAAGGAGGATGCCCGTGTCGTGGCGGCTTTATCCCAAAATCTTGGGGTTACCGATTTAGAGGGCCAGCTTCAATTTATTTCTTATACCCGCAAGCTGCTGGAAGAACGGCTGGAAAAGGCCAGAGCCAACAGCCAAAAAAGCGGAAAGCTTTACCAGAGCCTCGGGCTTTTAGGAGGCCTTGCAGTGGTTGTGATCCTTCTTTAA
- a CDS encoding stage III sporulation protein AA, with product MQELVGTRRFDQAVSFLSHRVCRVLLALPEKVRESAFEVRLRVGKPLTLVSGEGCLFVDHEGHPSRFPDANSFIITLRDLEDCVITLCDYSIHSHQQEFKNGFIAVEGGHRAGICGTAVVTDGVLANVRDVTSVNLRIAREMKGAAGELAERVFANGLCSVLVAGIPSSGKTTLLRDLARMLADGQLGNYYKVAVVDERCELGAVSAGLPQNDLGACCDILSGYPKGEGILTAIRTLSPQVVVCDEIGSSKEADSLLDSVGCGVKLVASAHGASPQELMRRPQLRRLLEQGAFDKVVLLGRAETPGQIVDVLEAGDLLGENFGNGSADSVRMDDRAPDGFLLAGAGSGFGNSHSTYG from the coding sequence TTGCAGGAGCTTGTTGGAACACGGCGATTTGATCAGGCTGTTTCTTTTCTCAGCCATCGGGTATGCAGAGTGCTGCTGGCACTGCCGGAAAAAGTAAGAGAATCGGCCTTTGAGGTGCGTCTTAGGGTAGGCAAGCCTCTTACACTGGTCAGTGGGGAGGGCTGCCTTTTCGTGGATCACGAGGGGCATCCAAGCCGGTTTCCGGATGCAAACAGCTTTATAATCACCCTGCGGGATTTAGAGGATTGTGTAATTACTCTATGTGATTATTCCATTCACAGCCACCAGCAGGAGTTTAAAAACGGTTTTATCGCTGTAGAAGGCGGTCACCGGGCAGGCATCTGCGGCACAGCCGTGGTAACCGACGGAGTGCTGGCCAATGTGCGGGATGTAACCTCTGTTAATCTGCGCATTGCCCGGGAGATGAAGGGAGCGGCTGGGGAGCTGGCAGAAAGGGTGTTTGCAAACGGTCTTTGCAGTGTATTGGTGGCCGGAATTCCTTCCAGCGGCAAAACCACCCTGCTGCGTGATTTAGCCCGGATGCTGGCTGATGGGCAGCTGGGAAACTACTACAAGGTTGCTGTGGTGGATGAACGGTGCGAACTGGGGGCGGTATCTGCCGGGCTTCCCCAAAATGATTTGGGGGCCTGCTGTGATATTCTCAGCGGTTACCCAAAAGGAGAGGGGATTCTAACGGCTATACGCACCCTTTCCCCACAGGTGGTTGTTTGTGATGAAATTGGTTCCAGCAAGGAGGCAGACAGCCTTCTGGATAGTGTGGGCTGCGGTGTTAAGCTGGTCGCCAGCGCCCATGGAGCAAGCCCGCAGGAGCTTATGCGCCGTCCGCAGCTTCGCCGCCTGCTGGAGCAGGGGGCCTTTGATAAAGTGGTTCTACTGGGCCGGGCGGAAACGCCGGGACAGATTGTTGATGTTTTGGAAGCAGGTGATTTGCTTGGTGAAAATTTCGGGAATGGTTCTGCTGATTCTGTGCGGATGGATGACAGGGCACCTGATGGCTTCCTCCTTGCGGGAGCGGGCAGCGGCTTTGGAAACAGCCATTCGACTTATGGATAG